Proteins encoded by one window of Myxocyprinus asiaticus isolate MX2 ecotype Aquarium Trade chromosome 35, UBuf_Myxa_2, whole genome shotgun sequence:
- the LOC127426145 gene encoding ras association domain-containing protein 5-like isoform X3: MTGSNSMSSGYCSLDEESDDFTFFTAKTSFFRRPQAKQVPKNVTREEEEEKATSLTEEEIKTKIEDYNSRVTENGMKLGTDGTYTGFIKVYLKLRRPVTVLSVEGNLPGPCSSSDSSDKRTSFYLPSNAVKQIHISSTTTVSEVIQGLLKKFMVQDNPRKFALYRQTRRDSQDLFQKLPLSECPLYLRLLAGPDLENLTFVLKENETGEVEWHAFSVPELQNFLIILDKEEKDRMRLVEQRYAAYKEKLLQALCEVQGKPG; this comes from the exons ATGACTGGCAGCAATAGTATGAGCAGTGGGTACTGCAGCCTGGACGAAGAGAGCGATGACTTCACCTTCTTCACAGCCAAGACCTCTTTTTTCCGCCGGCCACAGGCCAAGCAAGTACCTAAG AATGTCAcaagagaggaagaggaggaaaagGCAACATCTCTCACAGAAGaagaaatcaaaacaaaaatagagGACTACAACTCCAGAGTGACAGAGAATGGAATGAAATTA GGCACAGATGGCACATACACTGGTTTCATAAAGGTTTATTTAAAGTTGCGCAGGCCCGTGACTGTACTCTCTGTGGAAGGGAACTTACCAGGACCATGTTCCTCTTCTGATAGTTCAGATAAACGCACATCCTTCTACCTGCCCAGCAATGCTGTTAAGCAGATACATATCAGCAGTACCACCACGGTCAGTGAGGTCATCCAGGGCCTGCTAAAGAAGTTCATGGTACAGGATAACCCACGCAAGTTTGCCCTTTACCGCCAGACCCGACGAGATAGCCAGG atcttttccaaaagctgcCATTATCAGAGTGTCCGCTCTACTTGAGGCTGTTAGCGGGTCCTGATCTAGAGAACTTGACTTTTGTTCTTAAGGAAAACGAGACTGGCGAGGTGGAG TGGCATGCATTCTCAGTCCCTGAGCTGCAGAATTTCCTAATCATCCTGGATAAGGAAGAGAAGGATCGCATGCGGCTGGTGGAGCAGCGTTACGCTGCCTACAAGGAGAAGTTGTTGCAGGCTCTGTGTGAAGTTCAGGGCAAACCGGGCTAA
- the LOC127426144 gene encoding dual specificity tyrosine-phosphorylation-regulated kinase 2-like isoform X1 yields MMILSRKPDGPITAARHGDGLYDSYMRTDHIVNQDADVNGQSPSGLPPLPKHTGVNKPTMKDHQAIRGGQMKVKYVYEDTYNRKVNVVSQHNGTIQVAAKPQSAISKERSVDSNSSVKSSESSTKVTKLATPMTPEQALKQHRQQLTTLEQQEIHNYSEIYFLGPNAKKRQAVAGGTNNCGYDDDQGGYIHVPHDHLAYRYEFLKVIGKGSFGQVAKVYDHKLQQHLALKMVRNEKRFHRQAAEEIRILEHLKKHDKTGSMNAVHMLENFTFRNHICMTFELLSMNLYELIKRNKFQGFSLPLVRKFAHSILQCLEALHCHKIIHCDLKPENILLKQQGRSGIKVIDFGSSCFDHQRVYTYIQSRFYRAPEVILGSRYGMPIDMWSFGCILAELLTGYPLFPGEDEGDQLACMMELLGVPSQKLLEQAKRAKNFFSSKGHPRYCTVSTLSNGTVVINGSRSRRGKMRGPPGSKEWVTALKGCDDPTFIDFLKKCLDWDPSTRMAPVQALRHPWLYKRLPKPAPCGEKSMVPKRIPEHSTSFPTIISKVPPVMGPTNNKLRTTLMGDTSGSIPLRTVLPKLVS; encoded by the exons ATGATGATATTGAGCAGAAAACCAGATGGCCCCATAACTGCAG CTCGCCACGGGGATGGTTTGTATGACTCTTACATGCGGACCGATCACATTGTGAACCAGGATGCTGATGTGAATGGACAGAGTCCCTCTGGGCTGCCCCCTCTCCCCAAACACACT GGTGTCAACAAGCCTACAATGAAAGATCACCAAGCAATCCGAGGAGGACAGATGAAGGTGAAGTACGTTTACGAAGACACCTACAACCGCAAAGTCAACGTTGTGAGCCAGCACAATGGCACAATTCAAGTAGCAGCCAAGCCCCAATCTGCGATCTCCAAAGAGAGAAGTGTGGACAGTAACAGTTCTGTTAAATCTTCAGAGAGCTCAACGAAAGTCACAAAGCTTGCCACCCCAATGACTCCAGAACAAGCTCTCAAGCAACACAGGCAGCAACTGACCACCTTGGAGCAGCAGGAGATCCACAATTATTCTGAGATCTACTTCCTGGGACCAAATGCTAAGAAGAGGCAGGCAGTGGCAGGGGGCACCAACAACTGTGGATATGATGACGACCAGGGTGGTTACATCCACGTACCTCATGATCATCTTGCCTATCGTTATGAGTTCCTCAAGGTAATCGGCAAAGGTAGTTTTGGACAGGTGGCAAAGGTTTATGACCATAAGTTACAGCAGCATCTTGCCTTAAAAATGGTGCGCAATGAGAAGCGCTTTCATCGGCAAGCTGCGGAGGAGATCAGAATTCTGGAGCACCTGAAGAAGCATGATAAGACTGGCAGTATGAATGCAGTCCACATGTTGGAGAATTTCACCTTTCGCAACCACATATGCATGACTTTTGAGCTGCTCAGCATGAACCTGTATGAGCTCATTAAACGCAACAAGTTCCAGGGTTTCAGTCTGCCGCTGGTACGCAAGTTTGCACACTCTATTCTCCAATGCCTGGAGGCTCTCCATTGCCATAAGATCATCCACTGTGACCTAAAACCAGAGAACATCTTACTGAAGCAGCAAGGCAGGAGTGGCATCAAAGTCATCGACTTTGGCTCCAGTTGTTTTGATCACCAGCGGGTCTACACTTATATCCAGTCCCGTTTCTACAGGGCGCCGGAAGTCATCTTGGGTTCTCGATATGGTATGCCTATAGACATGTGGAGCTTTGGCTGCATTCTGGCAGAGTTGCTTACAGGATACCCTCTGTTTCCTGGAGAAGATGAAGGTGACCAGCTGGCCTGCATGATGGAGTTACTGGGTGTGCCCTCTCAGAAACTGCTGGAGCAAGCCAAGCGTGCCAAGAACTTCTTCAGCTCCAAAGGCCACCCACGCTACTGCACAGTGAGCACGCTTAGCAATGGCACCGTGGTGATCAATGGGAGTCGTTCTCGCCGAGGAAAAATGCGAGGTCCCCCAGGCAGTAAGGAGTGGGTGACAGCCCTTAAGGGCTGTGATGACCCCACATTCATTGACTTTCTGAAGAAGTGTTTGGATTGGGACCCTAGTACTAGAATGGCACCTGTTCAGGCTTTGAGACACCCCTGGCTCTATAAGAGACTGCCCAAGCCTGCACCTTGTGGAGAGAAGTCCATGGTGCCCAAACGGATCCCAGAGCACAGCACCTCTTTTCCCACCATCATCTCCAAAGTACCCCCTGTCATGGGCCCAACCAACAACAAACTGCGGACCACCTTGATGGGGGACACCAGTGGTAGTATACCCTTGCGTACAGTGCTGCCAAAGCTCGTTTCATAG
- the LOC127426144 gene encoding dual specificity tyrosine-phosphorylation-regulated kinase 2-like isoform X2 produces the protein MKDHQAIRGGQMKVKYVYEDTYNRKVNVVSQHNGTIQVAAKPQSAISKERSVDSNSSVKSSESSTKVTKLATPMTPEQALKQHRQQLTTLEQQEIHNYSEIYFLGPNAKKRQAVAGGTNNCGYDDDQGGYIHVPHDHLAYRYEFLKVIGKGSFGQVAKVYDHKLQQHLALKMVRNEKRFHRQAAEEIRILEHLKKHDKTGSMNAVHMLENFTFRNHICMTFELLSMNLYELIKRNKFQGFSLPLVRKFAHSILQCLEALHCHKIIHCDLKPENILLKQQGRSGIKVIDFGSSCFDHQRVYTYIQSRFYRAPEVILGSRYGMPIDMWSFGCILAELLTGYPLFPGEDEGDQLACMMELLGVPSQKLLEQAKRAKNFFSSKGHPRYCTVSTLSNGTVVINGSRSRRGKMRGPPGSKEWVTALKGCDDPTFIDFLKKCLDWDPSTRMAPVQALRHPWLYKRLPKPAPCGEKSMVPKRIPEHSTSFPTIISKVPPVMGPTNNKLRTTLMGDTSGSIPLRTVLPKLVS, from the coding sequence ATGAAAGATCACCAAGCAATCCGAGGAGGACAGATGAAGGTGAAGTACGTTTACGAAGACACCTACAACCGCAAAGTCAACGTTGTGAGCCAGCACAATGGCACAATTCAAGTAGCAGCCAAGCCCCAATCTGCGATCTCCAAAGAGAGAAGTGTGGACAGTAACAGTTCTGTTAAATCTTCAGAGAGCTCAACGAAAGTCACAAAGCTTGCCACCCCAATGACTCCAGAACAAGCTCTCAAGCAACACAGGCAGCAACTGACCACCTTGGAGCAGCAGGAGATCCACAATTATTCTGAGATCTACTTCCTGGGACCAAATGCTAAGAAGAGGCAGGCAGTGGCAGGGGGCACCAACAACTGTGGATATGATGACGACCAGGGTGGTTACATCCACGTACCTCATGATCATCTTGCCTATCGTTATGAGTTCCTCAAGGTAATCGGCAAAGGTAGTTTTGGACAGGTGGCAAAGGTTTATGACCATAAGTTACAGCAGCATCTTGCCTTAAAAATGGTGCGCAATGAGAAGCGCTTTCATCGGCAAGCTGCGGAGGAGATCAGAATTCTGGAGCACCTGAAGAAGCATGATAAGACTGGCAGTATGAATGCAGTCCACATGTTGGAGAATTTCACCTTTCGCAACCACATATGCATGACTTTTGAGCTGCTCAGCATGAACCTGTATGAGCTCATTAAACGCAACAAGTTCCAGGGTTTCAGTCTGCCGCTGGTACGCAAGTTTGCACACTCTATTCTCCAATGCCTGGAGGCTCTCCATTGCCATAAGATCATCCACTGTGACCTAAAACCAGAGAACATCTTACTGAAGCAGCAAGGCAGGAGTGGCATCAAAGTCATCGACTTTGGCTCCAGTTGTTTTGATCACCAGCGGGTCTACACTTATATCCAGTCCCGTTTCTACAGGGCGCCGGAAGTCATCTTGGGTTCTCGATATGGTATGCCTATAGACATGTGGAGCTTTGGCTGCATTCTGGCAGAGTTGCTTACAGGATACCCTCTGTTTCCTGGAGAAGATGAAGGTGACCAGCTGGCCTGCATGATGGAGTTACTGGGTGTGCCCTCTCAGAAACTGCTGGAGCAAGCCAAGCGTGCCAAGAACTTCTTCAGCTCCAAAGGCCACCCACGCTACTGCACAGTGAGCACGCTTAGCAATGGCACCGTGGTGATCAATGGGAGTCGTTCTCGCCGAGGAAAAATGCGAGGTCCCCCAGGCAGTAAGGAGTGGGTGACAGCCCTTAAGGGCTGTGATGACCCCACATTCATTGACTTTCTGAAGAAGTGTTTGGATTGGGACCCTAGTACTAGAATGGCACCTGTTCAGGCTTTGAGACACCCCTGGCTCTATAAGAGACTGCCCAAGCCTGCACCTTGTGGAGAGAAGTCCATGGTGCCCAAACGGATCCCAGAGCACAGCACCTCTTTTCCCACCATCATCTCCAAAGTACCCCCTGTCATGGGCCCAACCAACAACAAACTGCGGACCACCTTGATGGGGGACACCAGTGGTAGTATACCCTTGCGTACAGTGCTGCCAAAGCTCGTTTCATAG